The window GGCGAGAGAATGCCCGTGTTGGTGCGGATGAAGCTTTCGGGATCGGTTTTCAAGGTAGAGACACTCAGAGCGTGATCCGAAAGTGGGTACCGGTTTTCGGATAAATCACGCGGCAAAGACAAACTACTTTGGCGGATTGTCGAGTCCGCCCATGCGGCAGACCTCGAACCATTCCTCCTCGGTCACCGGCTGCACCGAGAGCCGCATGGAGGTGACGAGCGACATGTTCGCGAGCTTCGGATTGGCCTTGATCTCCTTGAGCGATACCGGGCGCGGCATGTCCATGACGGCGCGGATGTCGACGCAGTCCCAGCGCGGATCGCCTTCCGCCGTCGAATCCGGATGCGAAAGGGCGCAGACCTCGGTGATGCCGACGATCTCGAGCCCTTCGTTCGAATGGTAGAAGAAACCCTTGTCGCCGAGCTGCATCGCCCGCATGTTGTTGCGGGCCAGATAGTTGCGAACGCCGGTCCATTCGGTGCCCGCCTCGCCCGCATCCTTCTGCATCTGCCAGGACCACTTGATCGGTTCGGATTTGTAGAGCCAGTGAGCCATCCCGCCTCAAGCCTCCGGATTGTTGAAGACCCAGTTGTAGGCCTTGATCTCGACATTCGCGAAAAGCCCCGCCTTGGCGTAAGGGTCTGCTTCGGCAATCGCTCCCGCCTCTTCGATCGTCTCAGCCTTGACGATCACGAGACTGCCGGTCGGCTTGCCGTCCTCGCCGAGAAAGGGCCCGGCGATCTTGAGGATGCCTTTGGCGTTGAGATCGTTGAGATAGGCAATATGGTCGGGGCGGGTGTCGAGCCGCAGTTGGAGCGCCCCAGGCTTGTCCGTGCATAGAAGTGCGAAAAGCATCATTCCTCCTGACATTATCGATCGAAGTGTTGGAGGCGGGAACCGCCCGCTCCGTTCTCGTTTCGCTCGCGGAATCATTCCTGCGTGATCGGGCGCGACATCAACTGTTCGAGCGCGGTGCGCACATCGAGCCTGCCGTCGATGATGGCGGCGACCGCCTGTGTGATCGGCATTTCCACGCCAAGCTCGCCGGCCACGCGTGCCGCAACGGAGGCCGCAAAGGCGCCTTCGACGAGTTCGCCGCTGCCGTTCGCACGGCCGTTCCGACCAAGCGCGATGCCGAAGCGCAGGTTGCGAGACTGATGGCTCGTCGCCGTCAGCACCAGGTCGCCGAGGCCCGACAGCCCGCGCACCGTATCCGCTTCGCCGCCTCTTGCCGTCACGAAGCGCGACATTTCCGCAAGGCCGCGCGAAATCAGCGCCGCGCGGGCCGAATCGCCTAGCCCTGCCCCCTCGACGATGCCGCAGGCGATCGCCAGCACGTTTTTCAGCGCTCCGCCAAGCTGAACGCCGATACGATCCGTCGACGGATAGAGCCGGAAGGTCGGGCCGGAAAGGGCTGCGGCGAGGTCCTTCGCCAGCGTCATGTCGGATGCTGCGATCACCATCGCCGTCGGCAGGCCCTTGGCGATGTCGGCAGCAAAGCCCGGGCCGGACAGGACGGCGATCCTGTGGCCCGGCAGTTCCTCGTCGAGAACATCCGTGAGAAGCCGACCCGTCGACTGCTCCATGCCCTTGGCGCAGGTGACGATCGTTGCGCCGGCGCCGATCACCGCACCGTAGCTGCGGGCGGCTGCCCTGTGCTCCTGCGACGGCATCGCGAAAAGCACGATGTCGGCGTCGATAAGCACTGTCTTATTGGCGGAAAACTGAAGCCCCGCGGGCAGCGAAATGCCGGGCAATGCCGGCTCGTTGCG is drawn from Sinorhizobium sojae CCBAU 05684 and contains these coding sequences:
- a CDS encoding EVE domain-containing protein, coding for MAHWLYKSEPIKWSWQMQKDAGEAGTEWTGVRNYLARNNMRAMQLGDKGFFYHSNEGLEIVGITEVCALSHPDSTAEGDPRWDCVDIRAVMDMPRPVSLKEIKANPKLANMSLVTSMRLSVQPVTEEEWFEVCRMGGLDNPPK
- a CDS encoding YciI-like protein; the encoded protein is MLFALLCTDKPGALQLRLDTRPDHIAYLNDLNAKGILKIAGPFLGEDGKPTGSLVIVKAETIEEAGAIAEADPYAKAGLFANVEIKAYNWVFNNPEA
- a CDS encoding NAD(P)H-dependent glycerol-3-phosphate dehydrogenase; the encoded protein is MSGNSKIVVIGAGAFGTALAAVAAARTNANVILLARREETAAECRRTGRNEPALPGISLPAGLQFSANKTVLIDADIVLFAMPSQEHRAAARSYGAVIGAGATIVTCAKGMEQSTGRLLTDVLDEELPGHRIAVLSGPGFAADIAKGLPTAMVIAASDMTLAKDLAAALSGPTFRLYPSTDRIGVQLGGALKNVLAIACGIVEGAGLGDSARAALISRGLAEMSRFVTARGGEADTVRGLSGLGDLVLTATSHQSRNLRFGIALGRNGRANGSGELVEGAFAASVAARVAGELGVEMPITQAVAAIIDGRLDVRTALEQLMSRPITQE